From the Equus asinus isolate D_3611 breed Donkey chromosome 9, EquAss-T2T_v2, whole genome shotgun sequence genome, the window GTGTAGGAAAATGACTTAAATCTTCAAATGATTTTGCTAGAGTGAATAGTTCAGGATCTCTTGTGTTTGGCTAGTAAaacttccattttccttttgttatttgcAAGCCTTGTCTAATGGGTGACCCATAAGTATTTTACAATGGCCCTTCTCCACAATTTCCCATCCCCCTACTGTGTCCCTTAGTCTGATTTACTTTCTCCTGatatatttattgtttgtttcgTCAACTAACCTGTAAAGTCTCTAAGAGGctacagttttgtttctttctttactatatcctcagtgcctggaacagtgcctggcctggTAGATACTCAGAAAATtgttaaatgaagaataaatagagaGTTTTCACTATTATTTAAATTGATAGTCTTTGActtaagcaaatattaaaattacataaaagtgTGAAGTTTCTGAGTTTATAATCTTTAGGAATTTCACTGATAACTTAGTGAAGTAATCAGAACTTGAAAACTTTTATCACTGTGTTTCTCTGGTGATTACATCTCCAACCTCTTTGGTAATTTAGTTCAGTAATCTTCCTACAACTTGCaatgtatttataatattcaGTCAGGATGTATTGATGAATATAAAATGAGCAAACTGGGACTGTAGTGAAGGAAATACTCTCATTTTACCTTAGTATAAAAgttctcattcacacacacacacgcacacacactatTCAGGGGATCTGTGTGAATCTCAGATATCCGCCTTTCTTCCAGGGTGCTGTGTAAGTGAGGCCCCTTGCTGAGGAACAGAACAGCCAAACCTGACCCTCCATAATGGATATTATCGTCAAAAAATACTCAAGGCTAACCCAAGAAAGCAGTCACTGTAATTTTGAGCATTTCTTTCTGGagccagaatgaatgaatgaatgaatattttaaaagccatGTTTTTGATTAGTTATCAAGACTGCAGTTGCCAGGATGGAAGTGTGAATGAGAGTTAACGGAATGGGGCCGATGAAGTGTTGAGGCTGCTGAGGACAGAGCCCACTGCTCTCTTCACTGATTGGTCCTTGAATgaagtaaagtttatttttcaagttGATCCCTGACGTCAGCAAGGTTTATCTtccaaatcattcattcattcaacaaatatttattgagtgcctactatgtgccaggcactgtgctaggttaTGGAGATACAGGAGTGACTGAAATAGACAAGATTCCTGCTCTCATAGAGCCTGTGTTCTAATCCACTGTCTTTTGGGCCACGGATATCTTTAAGAATGTGTAACAGTGATAGACCATTTTCCCTGAAAATcaatcagtcagtcagtcagtcaaccttttacacacacacacacacacacacacacatgcatgcacacaactGCTGTGGAGTTGGGGAGACTCACATTCACTGAGTTTTGTATTCTGTTTCCTGGGGTTCAGAAGACTTAAAGCTCAAGTTTGTCAAGTGGGGCCCCCTATTCTCTTGCCCCTCAGCCTGTTCACTGCTCTCACCTCCCCCTCAGCACCTTATGATGTCTCCATTAAGACTtccctgtggttttcttttcagatttggtCATATGAGAAAGCAGTAAACCTCTGGGAAAAGAGCCCCAAGGGTGCTCAGCAGGCGCGGGTCAGCAGCCACCTGTCCTATGGCTTTGAGGAAGTCACTTCCCCTCCCTAAGTGTCCCGTTTTGCACCTGAGCAATGGGCTGGGTTTGAGTGACTCGGAGGTGATTCGAGGGTAGGTTAGGGGACAGGCTTTGAAGGCAGCAGAAGTACCTATGAGTAAATTACAGTACCGGTGCTCATTAGCTAGGTGattttgagcaaattacttagtTTGTCCGAACCTTACTTCTCACACGTAAAGGGAAAAAACAGTGTATACCTCATGGAATAGCTTTGAGAATTAAACTGAAGTAACGTATGTAAACTGCCTAGGACAGAAATGGTAGCTGTTATCAGCTGTGTTACATCCAAATTGTCTTTTGGGGGAATTTAATCAATAAATAAACTATTTCTTGAGCATCTGGCATAGGTTACTTCTCTGATTCTCCTCCTGTGATGCTAACGTAGCCGTCAGGCAATGGTGTAGGACAGTAGTGAAGGAATTCACTAGGTATTACACCTGCTTCAATTTCCTGGCTCTACCACTAACTAGCTGGGTGACCCTAATCTCTCTCATCTTTATTCAGTTTCCGTTTCTGAAAGATGGAATAATGGTATCACATGACCCAGTCACATGACCCAGTCACAAGAGAGAAGCTGTTTGGGGATTTAAACAAGATGGTGCACGTAAAGCAGTTAGCATAGTGCGTGGCGCAAAGAACACTCATGATTTAGGTAGGGCTAGTTTGGTATTAATAGTATTATTTATCTATTAACTTAACCTCCCCCTCTCCACCCAGGGCTGGGTCAGACATCTAAAGAAGACTTTCCCTAGGTTTCATACAGCTCTGGTTGATGATAGCATCTCACTTATCTAGTCTGGAGCAGTCAAATTAAGACCCTTGATTGAAAACTGGCCTTAGCGATTACTTGGGAAATGTTTTACTGTTCCTGCAAATAACTGTGTTTACTGAAATAATTCGCTGTGGCAAAGGATAAATGGTAATTATTCtttatgtgttttcatttagTATCCCAACCCCATGGATAAAAATGTCATCTCTGTAAaaattgtggaggaaaaaagaggTAAGTTCTCTGAATATACCTCACTTCGGTGATGGTCATTAAGTGATACTGATTTTTGTAAagatatgtgtgtttgtgtgtgtgtggccagtTATGTTTTAAACAAGTatattatatttctgtatttGAGGTGACTGATAGAAAAGAGCACCCAGCATTTACAGCAGTAGAAGTCTTGCCTAATATGTTCTTGTCACTTTCTCAGTTAATAATTGATGACAATTGTAACAGCTAACATTTTTGAGTACTTAATATGTACCAGGCAGTCTTACtcttattaactcatttaatcttcagaccAATGTATGGGGTAagtaagtattattattactcttatgtaataaatgaagaaaccaaggtacagggaagttaaataacttgcccaaggtcacatggctgtgTTCctataatatattcatatatcatTTTCTAGCTGGCAAAATAGACGTGATTAATAGCATATATGTGAAATGTGACCGCAAAGTGATTAGATTGTAGAATCATAACTGTACTTGGCAATGTGGTTCAGCATTGACTAGAGCAGAGGTTGACAGACGTTACTTGTGCTGCCTTttgttgtaaataaagttttattagcacACAACCATGCCCATTGgtttacatattatctatggcCGCTTCCTTGcgacaacagcagagttgagttgtgacagagactgtgtggcccacaaaacctaaaatatttgccagctggccctttacagaaaatgtgtaCCAACCCCTGGACTAGCATGTAAGAGTCTTCACTGTTCTCTGTCATTCACATCTCCAGTGGAAGCATTTTCACTGTCAATGTTTGAACTTGAGAACTGGGCCATGCAGGAAGCTATAATGATGCACATAATCAATGTATAAACCTTTGGAGACACCCAGGCCCAGGCCTGACATGCTCTTCAACCTTCTGAGAAAACGAATGAGATGCTACTGTTCATTACATGGCTCTGAGGTCTGCTCTGTGCTTAGTGAACACAAAACTGTCTTTTGCTTGTGAGGATATTTTCCGCACTTCCAtaactctgtaaatatattttaaagaacgTTTCCTCATGTACTTGCACTCAGGATGGGAGAAACTTGTTATTTGACATCAGAGAAATCTGATTTCAAGTCTTGATTTCCTTACTACCTACATGACGTAACTTCTTGGAggctcagttccttcatctgttaaatgggaaaataataacaatcctttttttcaggggccggccctatggccgagtggttgagttcatgtgcttcatttcagtggcccagggtttttccggttcggatcctgggcacggacatggcaccgctcatcaggccacgctaacgcagtgtcccacatgccacaactagaaggctccacaactaaaatatgcaactatgtactggggcgacttggggaaaagaagaaggaaaaaaaaaagattgacaacagatgttagctcaggtgccaatctaagaaaaaaacccacaagcaTCCTTTTTTTACGTTGtcatgaagatcaaatgagagaaCAATGTGTATATTCCACAGTGGTATAGGAATGTTGATTACAATTTTTATCATTGATGGGGTGTCTTTGCCTCCAGGAGTGGCTAATCCATTTTAAGTCTGTATGCTCCAAACATTGGATGAGATGGCCAAAGGAGTGccaatgggcagaggagatgaaccaGTTTCTCAGCCTATCAGCAGCTTCTGGGCAGTCAGGGTGTTTGCACCAAGGTTCAGGGCTTCTATTGCCAAAGCTTTGAGAAACCCTGTAGGAGCGTGATTGAGTCATAGTAATTCACAGAGCAAAAGACAACACTTCaaagtttatctttttctctgaCTCAGTCTCCCTTTTTCAGATCATATTTATTGTGTGGTTTTTATATCCCTGGTGCTATGCTGGAAACTTCGTTCCAAAACAGAGTAGTTCCAGTCACAGGGAGTCTGTTCGCCTATGAGAGAAGAGTGTGCTTAATAGAATTAATTATAGGTTTAAATTTTATAGCCAGAAATCTATGCTTGAAAACATGTTTGGTGCAGAAGGTGGCAAAGTCAGATTCTCCATCTTTTTGTTGAAACATTCTCTTTGTTAGAGTTGAGCAGGAGCTCATTGGCCATTGTCGTTGGAGTGTTGACATTGATAGTCCAGAGCAGTGAACAATTTGTGATTGTTTTATCGTTGACTTGAGAATATGCAGTGTGAGTAGCTGTTTTACCCTTATTCTTTGATCACAGATAAATATATTTGGAGTGATTTGGCCCACAAAAGTGGTCAGGAACCCTGAATTTTGAgttaaacattttctttaggaATTCTACCAATAGAAAATAGAGATTGCCATTAAGTTTTATTGACAATAAGACAAGAttcatttccttaaatttttttttttgagtgtaaaaattttctgtttctagatGTGTCAACAGGGATCATCTACAGAAAGAGGATTGCAATCTGTCAGAATGTGATTCCAGAAATGTTAAGGAAGGTAAATTCATTTCAGAATTTAATTGAATTCGGTGTAACATTGGGCAGTTTTCAAATAGTCGTGGAAAGAGCATTTTCGGATGTAAAGGGGCATTAGAACTTCCCCCATTCTCCTACCTCATAGCCTTTCAGAGGGGGAAAGCTCTTGCATATCCAAGCTCAGTTTTGACAGGTCCCACCGGAAatagttgttttctgtttgtttctgtctctctttcttttgtggAGGGCTCTTAGTGGACATAGAGACGgtttacagttattttaaagCTACCTGGACATTTTGCATGAAGCGATCATCTTTTCTAATCTAGCCATGGTTAGATATGACTCTTAGGTAAGAATGATCAGACATGGGTAGACGGTAAATATTTAGTCTGATCTTTGGTAAGGAAGACAAAAGATTCAGTTTCTATTTCACTATCAGAGAGAACAGTTATTTCAGGGAGTATAATACGCTCAGTGCTCTCTGTAAGACTTTTGGTGTATGTTTCTATAAAGTAATGGCATTAATGATGAAATCTTCATGAtagcaaatttttttctttctttgaaatccTTAAGCACCCCGGTGATTGTTGGAAAAGGTAAGTGGAAATTTTTCATCACATTGCTTGAACCGTAGAGGGATTATTGACAAGAGTCCTTTTAGAATCATTAGGAAATAAGAGGAGAGCATCCTGAAATGTACTTTTAGAAATGTCTCAGATGGCTGTTTCAACCCGGAAATGATTCTGTGTGTGATGTAGAACTCAGCTGGGCTCCTGCTAATTAGCTTGCAAATTATATTACTGAGCTGTATGTAAAAAACATGGTGGCTTCTCTTACTTCCTTATCGTGGATTAAGCCTCTGTCACATTCTTTAGTGGAAAGAAAGCTGATATGACtattaaaatgaactttttatttttcagatggtTAAATGTGTTTCAGGGTATGCAGCAAATTATTACTGGTTTTTTCCACAGAGTGCGTACCCTGCCTTTGCCCTATATACACTCTTTGaatctattatttaaaaaggCATTCAGCTTTGTCTTGTATCTCAATTCTTAAATAATTTAAGGACACCTCTGACTTGTACAATTCTGCCTTTGTAGTTTTCCATGTCTCTTCTACCTAGGAAAGCATACATTTCTAGGTATTGGACAGAgtttaaaatgaagaaactattTTACCTGATATTGTCCTGCATGTGAGCCCATAAATGGGCGCAATTAGAATCCATCAATTTAAGAAGGCCATAACCAGCCCTAGAGGAGACACGAAGGAGGCTGATAATTTGCTTAGTGTTTAGCAGTTAGGGAAACAGGCCAGGGACTATCCAGCCTGCATAAATCCTGGGCCATTTGCACATCCTAACCAGCATTTAGTAAGGTCGTAGTATGTTTAAGTATCAAGGACTTAAAGCCATTGGTGAACTATCATCTGTATGTCAGGATCACTTGTCTTCTTAATTATCCAAGACTAAAAGCAACTCCAGATGCAGTCCTTATGTAGCCTTCTCTTCCTAAATTGAGaaagccatcttccctctgttGGACAGGTGAGCATTTTAAAGGTACCTAGTATCCAGTTAGAAGAGGAATCATGGCTCAATCTTCAGGAAAGAAACATGGCTATGCGGAGTCACTGCCTTACGTGGACACAGTATGCATCCATGAAGGAAGAGTCTGTCTTCCGGGAAAGTACAGAAAATCCAAATTGGTAAGATCACCTCTGAGTGtgtgcgtgtacgtgtgtgtagATTGGGTGCAGGGATGCACAAATGAGCACATAGATTAAAAAGCTGTGATTCTATACTTAGAACCTCTGTTTACAACTCATAAGTtacacatattaatttttaattgcacAATTAATGAATAGATTTCCTTTGGAGGATAAATGACAGAGCTCAACTCCTTTCTGATCTTCCTATCCGTCTTGGTTCCTTTTTGCCCTCTCCAGAGGCACTAAGTGTTATCAGTGTGCCAACTCTTCTTCCAGACCTTTAAGAGATACCTTCAGGTACTTAGATGTGTACTCACAGGGACTGTATAGTATggttttgtatatcttttttacaTGCATTCTTTCATTCTGTGTAACTCATTTTGtacttgttgttttttcttaataGAGTGTTTCTAAATTTCGTCAAAttgatatatataaaatctaactttttcttttgaactgTTGCATAGTATTCAATAATTATACTGCATTCTGTttagctttttcctttttgacaGATGTGCAGATAGTTTCTAGTTTCTCTTTATTACAAACAGTACTGCAATATTTGTGAAGCATATGACTCTTGTATGTGCTATATGTGACTGtttctttgaagaattttttatttttatttttttgatgaggaagattggccctgggctgacttctgttgccagtcttcctctttttgcttgaggaagattgttgctaagctaacatctgtgccagtcttcctctattttgtatgtgggatgccgccagagcatggcttgatgagtagtgtgtaggtctgtgcctgggatccgaacccgtgaaccgtaggccactgaagtggagcacgtgaacttaaccattacattGCCAGGCCAGCATCTCTAAAGGAGAATTTTTAATCGTCAGGTTTGTTGAGATAtttacataaagtaaaatttatttttcttagtgtacagttctgtgagttttggcaAACTCATACATATACAGTTGTGTAACCACTCTCACAATCAAGCTATACAGCATTTAAGGTAGATTTAAAAAAGCTATataccaagacaattcaatggggaaagaatattcTTTCAGCACATGTTGCTGGCACAACTGGATATccaaatacaaaagaatgaagttggacctctaCCTCATGCcaaatacaaaattaactcaaaatggatcaaagacctaaatgaaagaattaagactataaaactcttagaagacaacataagtGTACATTTTTGAGATCTTGGATTAGGTGGCAGTTTCTTAGGTATGATACCAAAAACCCAAGcgccaaaagaaaaaatatgtaaaattgacatcatcaaaattaaaaacttttgtgtttcaatgAACACTGtcaagaaggtgaaaagacaatctggagaatgggaaaaaatattcacaaactaTGAGTCTGATGAGCGTCAAGTATCTGAAATATATGAAGGACTattacaactcagtaataaaaagacaggctaattaaaaaataggcaaaaaatttgaatagatatttctccaaaaagatataggcgtaccttgttttattgctccttgctttattgcactttgcacataatatttttttataagaccctccaccagcaaaaagattttgatctgctgaaggctcagatgatgattAGCatcttttagcaataaaatatttttaaattaaattatatacattGTTCTTtggacataatgctattgcacacttagtaGACTACAGCATAGTGTACACATAACTtatatatgcactgggaaaccaaaaaattcgtgtTGCTCACTTTGTTGTGATGTTAGCTTTATTGCAGTGAGCTAGAAGCAAACCTGCAATCCCTCCGAGGTGTGCCCTTATACAGGTGGCCAGTAAGTgcgtgaaaagatgctcgacatcgttagttgttagggaaatgcaaatcaaaccacgatgagataccactttaaaCTTGCTAGGGTGGCTGTAATGAAAAAGACACAATATcagatgttggagaggatgtggagaaatcagagccctcgcacactgctggtgggagtgtaaatggtgcagctgctgtgcaaAACAGTTTTTCAGtacctcaaaaagttaaacgtagAGTTACCCCTTGACCCAACAGTTCTACGCTGtgctgaaaacatatgtccacacaaaaacttgtacaggaGTCTTCATAGCCCATTATTTGTAATAGGTAGAATGTGGAAACAAGCCAAGTGTCCATGAACTAATGAATAGATAGAGAGCGTAGGGATTAAGTATAAAAGCTGTGACCAGAGAATAGAggtttttgcatatatatttttttgtacaTAGAAGTACTAAAAGGATGGAATTGTATGATTTTatgcaaaaaacacaaaaatctgtCATTTCATTTACCTCGTttcagcctcaattttctcacgtATGTGGGCAATTGGCTGGTCTGAAAAGCTAACTGAACCTTCATCAGTGATATATAACATGGTAATTGGCCTTGAGGATCCAGAGAAAACATCCTTCAGAACCTTTCtcctttgtgtgttttaaaaaaactattattattatttgttttatttaatttttttattgaagtaacattggtttataacattatataaattccagATGTACATCATTCTGTTTTGACTTCTGCatggactgcattgtgttcaccaccaaaagtgtagtttccatctgtcactgtgCAAATGTGTCCCTTTGgcccttttgtcctcccccccccaccctttccctctggtaaccaccaatctattcttggtatttgtgtgtttatttgtttatcttccacatatgggtgaaatcatatgatatttgtctttctctgtcttattttgcttagcttaataccctcaaggtcaatccatattgttgcaaatggcaagatttcatcttttaaaaattattttttaaatagtcagTCTGATTCTGGAAGAAAGGATACATGTatcttataaaaaatattaaacagttctgggggaaaaaaggaaaccatTTTTATCACCTAGCAATAATATGTGTTTACATAACTTTCTTGGCTCATTCCTAATTGGCGTTTagattttttctgaattttttgctattacaaacagtgctgtgaTGAAATCCCTATGAATACATATTTCCCCGCTCAGTCAATGACCTTTTAAGGTAGGTGGAGCAAAGTGGGGTTTCTGGGTCAGAGGTTgtgtgcattttatattttgatacatATTATCAGATTCCTCTTTATCAAGGTTTGACCagttatacttttttctttctttggtttgttATAGTCTTGTCCTCTCTAAAACACTCGCTTTTGGGTTATTGACACAGCAAGCCCATATTTATGGACACCTACTATGTCAAGGTAAAGCTAGATCCTTTACCCGCAGTGTTTTGAGCACCAGGTTAAACAACTTACCCAAGGTGATACAGTCAGTAAGTTGCTGAGCCAAGATGTGAATCCAGGTATCGTGGACTCCACCTTGAGCAAAGTGGGGATGTAGGAACATAGACATTTATAAAGGGTGGATTTATGTCAAACTGTAGAgtgctttggatcccaggcaatGGAGAATGGGTTTTGTCCTTTCAGCAAGAAGCAGCCACATGAAGGTTTCTGGGTAGGGGATGAGGTGATGAAAACTGTGATCCAGACTCTGGAAAACTTATGTTTCCTTAGCTCTTGACAGGGATTTAGAAAGGCATTTTAGGCAGACATGAGTGGGTAATCTTAGGGGAACGTCAGAGAAAGAAGGCCATATTATTACTTTCAGTCCCCTCTGTTGCCAGGCAGTGTGAGTAATGGCTAGCCACTGCACCCAGAGGATGAAATATgaacaatttttttcaaagaaaaaaaccttccaTGGCTGCTGGGTCTAAAATTAGACCTTTGTGCTGTGTGTTGGTTAGCAGGTGTGCGTGTGTGATGGGAAACCAGATGTCATTGTGGCCCCGCTCATGGCCTCTCAGCTCAATTCAGAGATGGGCTCGGAATGGGTTCCCTATAGAATCTGACTAACCCTTGCCCTACGTCGTTTTCACATGCATCCGGTTTTGGTTTCCTGCTGACTTCTCTGCAGTTGCGGCACCTTCTTGGGCAAGGGCTACCTCAGTCTTTCCCATGTCTATCTTATCACCCAGCTGGGCATTTCTCTTATGGTTTCTTCCTTTATTAACTTCATTGGACTTTTTCTTTGTGCGGTTTTTATGGAATGGAATTTACATCCTTTTCAGAACACAGAGTGATGTGTTGTTTTTCCACTTCTCTCACTTTTCCGGGGTCCAGCCTGGTACTCTGTGCCTCAGAGAAGTCCTCCTGTacttattctatttcttttcctatatCAGTTAGGCTGCTTTCACAGCAAATAGCAGACACCCTGCCTCAGATGATAGCAGCCATCACATATATGctgactttgtgccaggcactattctaagtgcttgaTATATGCatttatgtctgtgtgtgtatatatgtagctgtgtatgtgtgtgtgtatatatatagctgtatgtatgtgtatatgtgtatatatattcatttaatatacatattcatttaatcctcgtagcaaccctatgaggttggaactattattatcccattttgaggcttagagaagtaacTTGCAGAGGTTAAGATGGCCAGTAAGTGTCAGAGAGAGATTCTGACCTGGGCAGTTTGGCTCCAGCATCTGTGCCGTTGCCCTTCCTCTCCATAAGGAACTGTATTATCTCACAACCAAGTGGGCTGTAGTTCCACAGTTGTTCTTTGGCTCCACCTTTCCCTGCGTAGTCGATTATTTTTTCAAGTTGGGTTTCCTCATGGCTGCCAGTAGCAGCTAGAGTCAGCATACTTTTTTGTCCACGTTTGTGAGGGAAACAGACTtgtgagaggaagagaaactGGGTCCCCACCGTGGGGTGAAAGACCTCCTCCTGAATGTGTTCGAGTCAGCTTAGACCACCGGCTCCCTCCAGGACCGAGAAGAGTGATCAGAGGACTGATACGGGCTGGTTGACCCTGGCCAATCAGGATCTGCCCCAGAACTGGGGTGGAGTCAGTTCCCCCTGAAACACATGGGCTGCGTGGGTGAGGGATGAGCACCTGAACAAAAATAATTGGAGCCTATAAGAAGGGGACACTGCATACCTCTTTTCCTCTTCACGTGTCCTTTTCGCCATGGTGCCCGCTGTCTTTGTTATGCTTGGGAAGTAATGGAAACTCCTCTGCAAATGAATTCAAGGGTGCCTGTACCAGTGATCAGGCCTCTCAAGCGAAAGGAAGTGGGAACTGGAAAGCCAGCAGGAACTGAGGCAGCCTCATAGTCTCTTGTCTTTCCAGATGTGGCTCATTTGTCCAACAATCTACAGGTTCTGCATTATTCACACAGCCAACCTGGCTCCTCCAGGCCTCTACAGGCTCTCTCAAGTCCTGTGCCACAAAAACTCACTAGACTCTTGGGTTAGAATCCCACCTCTGAAACTGCAGTTATATGCTCTTGCACAATTTACttcacttctctaagcctcagttcctcagCTGTGTGATGGGGATAATATCCCTACCTCagaggttattgtgagaattaaatgagatagtacatGGAGAGAGCTTAGAACAGCGCCTGCCTATAGGGATCAATGGGTGTTAGTGATTAGTGttattatctttttgttgttattgtcatcTTAAAAAAATTCACATGACTTTTGATTCTAATCCTTagtgtatattattttaatatagaaacagtgtttataattatttacCATTACGCTGTAGGAAGATGTTCCGCGTTGTGGTTTTGTGTTCCCTCAGCACACCAACTCTGGGGATGTGAGCTCCTCAATTCGAGAGTCATGGGAGTAGGAACCCTTCTATTTTAGTTGCAGCACGAGACTTAAGCTCTGGAGAGAATAGCATCCAGGGGTCAATGCAAGCATTTGTCATGGATTGAATGCCCCCGTATTTTGGGTTCTCAGTTCATGCTATGACTGAGGCTGTTGTAGATCCAGGGAAGCCATGCATGGTGCTCTGAGGAGCTGCCTGAGTTTCCAGAGTCAGACATGCTGGGCTGATGCACTGCTTTGTCTTAGGACACTTGGGCcaaatcagaaaatagaaaagtgaatcttaatctgaaataaaaacattgaaaatcaGCTCTGTGGGAATGTGCTTTATTATGTAGAGCAGAACACAGGGATTTACtgttggaaggagagaagggagtaTACTGTTTTAGGTTTTTCAGATAGAAGAGAAAAGCCATGGTTTCTGCCCTCTGAAACCTTACATTCTGAGataccccctttttttttttggtgaggaagattgtccctgagctaacatctgtgccaatcttcctctatattttgtatgtggaatgccgccacagcatggcttgatgagcagtgtgtaggtctgtgcccgggatctgaacccacgaaccccaggctgctgaagcagagtgtgtgaacttaaccactacaccactgggctggccc encodes:
- the PRELID2 gene encoding PRELI domain-containing protein 2 isoform X1, whose product is MGVTVDVHQVYKYPFEQVVASYLRKYPNPMDKNVISVKIVEEKRDVSTGIIYRKRIAICQNVIPEMLRKVSILKVPSIQLEEESWLNLQERNMAMRSHCLTWTQYASMKEESVFRESTENPNWTEFIQRGRISITGAGFLNYILETFASTFLRQGAQKGIRIMEMLLKEQCGAPLAE
- the PRELID2 gene encoding PRELI domain-containing protein 2 isoform X2, which encodes MDKNVISVKIVEEKRDVSTGIIYRKRIAICQNVIPEMLRKVSILKVPSIQLEEESWLNLQERNMAMRSHCLTWTQYASMKEESVFRESTENPNWTEFIQRGRISITGAGFLNYILETFASTFLRQGAQKGIRIMEMLLKEQCGAPLAE